One part of the Gossypium raimondii isolate GPD5lz chromosome 1, ASM2569854v1, whole genome shotgun sequence genome encodes these proteins:
- the LOC105785930 gene encoding probable 26S proteasome non-ATPase regulatory subunit 3: MTQDVEMKEQPAPSNSVPSSSPSTLHHLKEIASLIETGAYDREARRILRAIRLTMALRRKLKASVLSSFLSFALTPGSEAFTRLSSYLPKEDENEMEVDTATSTAQPPAKHSLPELEIYCYLLVLIFLIDQKKYDEAKACSSASIARLKNLNRRTLDVLAARLYLYYSLCYELTGTLSEIRSNLLALHRIATLRHDELGQETLLNLLLRNYLHYNLYDQAEKLRSKAPRFEAHSNQQFCRYLFYLGKIRTIQLEYTDAKECLLQAARKAPVAALGFRVQCNKWAIIVRLLLGEIPERTVFMQKGMEKALRPYFELTNAVRIGDLELFRSVAEKFSTTFSSDRTHNLIVRLRHNVIRTGLRNISISYSRIALADVAKKLRLDSVADAESIVAKAIRDGAIDATLDHSNGCMLSKETGDIYSTTEPQTAFNSRIAFCLNMHNEAVRALRFPPNSHKEKESAEKRRERQQQEQELAKHIAEEDDDEF; this comes from the exons ATGACTCAAGATGTGGAGATGAAAGAGCAACCAGCTCCGTCTAATTCCGTTCCTTCCTCTTCTCCATCCACTTTGCACC ATTTGAAGGAAATTGCGTCTCTGATTGAGACCGGTGCTTATGACCGTGAAGCTCGCCGTATTTTGAGGGCTATACGACTTACAATGGCTTTAAGACGGAAGTTGAAGGCATCCGTGCTTTCCTCTTTCCTTAGTTTCGCTCTTACCCCTGGATCCGAGGCCTTCACTCGTCTTTCTTCTTATCTTCCTAAG GAAGATGAGAATGAGATGGAAGTCGACACTGCAACCTCCACAGCTCAACCTCCTGCTAAGCATTCCTTGCCAGAGCTAGAAATCTACTGCTATTTGCTTGTCCTGATATTTTTGATTgatcaaaagaaatatgatgaG GCAAAGGCATGTTCCTCTGCAAGCATTGCTCGGCTGAAGAATTTGAACAGGAGGACTCTCGATGTTCTAGCTGCTAGGCTGTACTTATATTACTCTCTTTGCTATGAACTCACTGGTACTCTTTCTGAAATTAGGAG TAACCTTCTAGCCCTGCACCGGATTGCAACATTGCGCCATGACGAGCTGGGTCag GAGACTCTTCTTAACCTCCTACTTCGCAATTACCTCCATTACAATTTGTATGACCAAGCTGAGAAACTGAGATCAAAGGCACCTAGATTTGAAGCTCACTCAAACCAACAG TTTTGCCGCTACCTCTTTTACTTGGGGAAGATTAGGACAATTCAATTGGAGTACACAGATGCCAAAGAATGTCTCCTCCAAGCTGCTAGGAAAGCTCCTGTTGCAGCCCTTGGTTTTCGGGTTCAATGCAACAAGTGGGCAATCATTGTTCGATTACTGCTGGGAGAAATCCCCGAGAGGACTGTTTTTATGCAGAAAGGCATGGAGAAAGCATTGAGGCCATACTTTGAACTGACAAAT GCTGTCCGCATTGGTGATTTGGAGCTTTTCAGATCTGTTGCTGAGAAGTTCTCAACTACTTTCAGTTCAGACCGGACCCATAACTTGATTGTTAGGCTGCGGCATAATGTCATTCGGACTGGGCTACGCAACATAAGTATCTCATATTCTCGCATCGCACTGGCTGATGTTGCGAAGAAGCTTAGATTGGACTCTGTTGCTGATGCTGAGAGCATAGTAGCCAAGGCAATCAGAGATGGAGCTATCGATGCGACATTGGATCATTCAAATGGATGTATGCTGTCCAAGGAGACGGGTGACATCTACTCTACAACTGAGCCTCAAACGGCATTCAACTCTAGGATTGCTTTCTGCCTCAATATGCATAACGAGGCTGTGCGTGCACTTCGGTTCCCACCAAACTCCCACAAGGAGAAAGAAAGTGCTGAGAAGAGGAGAGAAAGACAACAACAGGAGCAAGAGCTTGCAAAGCACATTGCAGAGGAAGATGACGACGAATTTTAG